A single region of the Chitinophaga niabensis genome encodes:
- the porL gene encoding type IX secretion system motor protein PorL/GldL, whose product MNPNTAKWLNFFVCIGASVVIVGALFKIQHWPGADVALILGLSVEAAIFFAYAFVPDDHAPAPKAAAAAGSPALAGMDKMLQEADITPTNLARLSENFSKLGTTVDKMRDISDVVAATGDYTQKTREASIAIGSVTQAYTSAAQAVSSFNNASESTRHFHDQVQSMTKNLASLNAIYELELQDTNNHLKAMNSFYSNLLSASQAMSGSVDDAKKTQEQISLLARNLGNLNTVYGNMLTAMQGR is encoded by the coding sequence ATGAATCCTAACACAGCGAAATGGCTAAACTTCTTTGTATGTATCGGCGCATCTGTAGTGATCGTTGGTGCACTGTTTAAAATCCAACACTGGCCAGGCGCTGACGTAGCGCTGATCCTCGGATTGAGTGTGGAAGCAGCAATCTTCTTTGCATATGCATTCGTTCCGGATGACCATGCACCAGCACCTAAAGCTGCAGCAGCAGCAGGTAGCCCGGCATTGGCAGGAATGGACAAAATGCTGCAGGAAGCAGACATTACGCCAACTAACCTGGCACGCCTGAGCGAAAACTTCTCTAAACTTGGTACTACCGTAGATAAAATGCGGGATATCAGTGACGTGGTTGCCGCAACAGGAGATTACACGCAAAAAACACGCGAAGCGTCTATTGCTATTGGTTCTGTAACGCAAGCTTACACCAGCGCAGCACAAGCCGTTTCCAGCTTTAATAATGCATCCGAATCTACCCGCCACTTCCACGATCAGGTACAATCAATGACCAAAAACCTGGCTTCATTGAACGCTATCTATGAACTGGAACTGCAGGATACCAATAACCACCTCAAAGCTATGAACAGCTTCTACAGCAACCTGTTGAGTGCTTCCCAGGCTATGAGCGGCAGTGTTGATGATGCTAAGAAAACGCAGGAGCAGATCTCTCTGCTGGCACGTAATCTTGGTAACCTGAACACCGTTTATGGTAACATGCTGACTGCAATGCAGGGCAGATAA
- the porK gene encoding T9SS ring complex lipoprotein PorK/GldK: MKLNYCSAMLVVLLPVLLASCGGGKTPKNAQGQLIGVSPRPKYSPPVPYGMVYVPSGTFHMGPSDEDVNYAYTARNKSISISGFYMDATEITNNEYRQFVNWVTDSIAHILLGHVKNVDGQDYIDWKQKINWKDKATYEKVDAMIYSADDRLYGRKEIDVRKLLYHQETFNWEKAKQRELKDKPRSTFIERKDVAIYPDTLCWIRDFSYAYNEPMTRMYFWHPAFDNYPVVGVTWHQANSFCEWRSKFWEDYRISKKQFTEDKFQLPSEAQWEYAARGGREQAPYPWGGYYLRNKKGCLLANFKPGRGNYPEDGGFYTVRADAYWPNDYGLYNMAGNVAEWTQDIFYQNAYSFTSDMNPYLKMDIPDNAAPKMKRKTVRGGSWKDIGYFLQNGTRSYEYQDSAKSYIGFRCTIAFLSRSKNDFNRK, translated from the coding sequence ATGAAGCTTAATTATTGTAGTGCGATGCTGGTTGTACTGCTGCCGGTCCTGCTGGCCAGTTGCGGTGGTGGTAAGACCCCAAAGAACGCACAGGGACAGCTGATAGGTGTTAGTCCAAGACCAAAGTACTCCCCCCCTGTACCTTACGGAATGGTGTATGTGCCTTCCGGAACCTTTCACATGGGTCCGAGTGATGAGGATGTAAACTATGCTTACACAGCAAGGAACAAGTCCATTTCCATCTCCGGTTTCTACATGGATGCCACCGAGATCACGAACAACGAATACCGTCAGTTCGTAAACTGGGTAACGGATTCCATCGCACATATCCTTTTAGGGCATGTGAAGAATGTAGACGGACAGGATTATATCGACTGGAAACAGAAGATCAACTGGAAGGATAAAGCCACCTACGAAAAAGTAGACGCTATGATCTATTCTGCAGATGATCGCCTGTACGGCCGTAAAGAGATAGATGTACGCAAACTGCTGTACCACCAGGAAACATTTAACTGGGAGAAAGCAAAACAGCGTGAGCTGAAGGATAAACCCCGTTCTACTTTCATTGAAAGAAAAGACGTGGCCATTTATCCTGATACCTTATGCTGGATCCGCGACTTCTCTTATGCATATAATGAGCCGATGACCCGGATGTATTTCTGGCACCCGGCATTTGATAACTATCCTGTAGTAGGAGTTACCTGGCACCAGGCAAATTCCTTCTGCGAATGGCGGAGTAAATTCTGGGAAGACTATCGCATCTCCAAGAAGCAATTCACGGAAGATAAATTCCAGTTACCTTCTGAAGCACAATGGGAATATGCAGCCCGTGGCGGCCGTGAACAAGCGCCATATCCATGGGGTGGTTACTACCTGCGTAACAAGAAAGGTTGTCTCCTCGCCAACTTCAAACCCGGCCGTGGTAACTATCCTGAAGATGGTGGTTTCTACACCGTACGCGCAGATGCTTACTGGCCTAACGATTACGGCTTATACAACATGGCCGGTAACGTAGCAGAATGGACGCAGGACATCTTCTATCAAAATGCTTATTCTTTCACATCCGATATGAACCCTTATCTGAAAATGGACATTCCGGATAACGCGGCACCAAAGATGAAACGTAAAACCGTTAGAGGTGGCAGCTGGAAAGATATAGGATACTTCCTGCAAAATGGTACCCGTTCTTACGAGTACCAGGACAGTGCTAAATCATACATCGGCTTCCGCTGTACGATCGCTTTCCTGAGCAGGTCTAAAAACGACTTTAACAGAAAATAG
- a CDS encoding thioredoxin domain-containing protein, with protein sequence MNRLGKETSPYLLQHAHNPVNWYPWGEEALQLAEQQDKPILVSIGYAACHWCHVMERESFEDEATASIMNEHFINIKIDREERPDIDHIYMDALQAMSSSGGWPLNMFLLPNRQPFYGGTYFPPQKAYNRPSWKEVLLAVSDAFKTKRKDLEDQASNLTEHLHQSNQFGMETVNKLLPKEEMFTQAQCDAMVLAIMGQADKEWGGFGRAPKFPGSFTIQYLLRYNRRKKDDAALQQALLSLDKMIAGGIYDQLGGGFSRYSTDEQWLAPHFEKMLYDNALLTDTLCEAYQLTGNRTYAETIAHTLAFIQREMTSPEGGFYAALDADSEGVEGKFYVWDLEEIEAVLGEDAPAFCAYYDVKRAGNWEDHNILWIPVPPEKSDSLEALMAKCRAKLMAVRNQRVRPGLDDKILLGWNALMIHACCKAYAALGNKEYLEMAENAMACIWKKMKKPGASLAFWHTYKQGDARYPAFLDDYAYLIRALIALQEVTGELDWLRKAKDLGHFVVEQFGDETSRYFYYTASGQQDIIVRKKEVYDGAVPSGNAIMAHNLWHLSIVFDNKEWADRALDMTASLAQSVTRYPTSFGIWAAMILRIVQGTKELAVAGAGYKAQMSEINKLYIPGKVLVGAEADQKDMPLLQQRTQAGKTLIYLCEDYHCMKPTEDISEILNLI encoded by the coding sequence ATGAACCGCTTAGGCAAGGAAACCAGCCCTTACCTGCTCCAACACGCACACAACCCCGTAAACTGGTATCCGTGGGGCGAAGAGGCTTTGCAGCTTGCAGAGCAGCAGGATAAGCCGATCCTTGTAAGCATTGGTTATGCAGCCTGCCACTGGTGCCATGTGATGGAAAGGGAAAGCTTCGAAGATGAAGCTACCGCCAGCATCATGAATGAACACTTCATCAATATAAAAATAGACCGGGAGGAACGCCCGGACATTGATCATATTTATATGGATGCCCTGCAGGCCATGAGCAGTTCCGGCGGATGGCCCCTGAACATGTTCCTCCTGCCCAACCGCCAGCCTTTTTATGGCGGAACTTATTTCCCTCCGCAGAAAGCTTATAACCGGCCTTCCTGGAAAGAAGTGCTGCTGGCCGTTTCAGACGCTTTCAAAACCAAACGGAAAGACCTGGAGGACCAGGCTTCCAACCTCACAGAACACCTTCATCAAAGCAACCAGTTTGGCATGGAAACAGTGAATAAACTGTTGCCTAAAGAAGAGATGTTCACCCAGGCCCAATGTGATGCCATGGTACTGGCCATTATGGGCCAGGCAGATAAAGAATGGGGTGGATTCGGCCGTGCGCCTAAGTTTCCGGGTTCTTTTACCATCCAATACCTCCTGCGCTATAACCGCAGGAAGAAAGATGATGCCGCTTTGCAACAGGCATTATTGTCCCTGGATAAAATGATAGCCGGAGGCATCTATGATCAGCTGGGTGGCGGGTTTTCAAGGTATTCCACAGATGAGCAATGGCTGGCTCCGCACTTTGAAAAGATGCTGTATGATAATGCCCTGCTCACCGATACCCTCTGCGAAGCTTATCAGCTAACCGGTAACAGAACTTATGCAGAAACCATAGCACATACCTTAGCGTTTATCCAGCGGGAAATGACTTCCCCGGAAGGAGGGTTCTATGCTGCGCTGGATGCAGATTCTGAAGGAGTGGAAGGAAAGTTCTATGTATGGGACCTGGAAGAAATAGAAGCAGTGCTGGGAGAAGACGCACCCGCATTCTGCGCTTACTACGATGTAAAACGTGCCGGTAACTGGGAAGATCATAACATTTTATGGATCCCTGTTCCTCCGGAAAAGTCAGATAGCCTGGAAGCATTGATGGCAAAGTGCAGGGCTAAACTGATGGCCGTCAGGAACCAGCGGGTCCGCCCTGGTTTGGATGATAAGATCCTGCTGGGCTGGAATGCACTGATGATCCATGCCTGCTGTAAAGCCTATGCTGCATTGGGAAATAAGGAATACCTGGAGATGGCGGAAAACGCCATGGCATGTATCTGGAAAAAAATGAAGAAGCCCGGGGCATCCCTTGCATTCTGGCATACGTATAAACAGGGGGATGCGCGTTACCCCGCTTTTTTAGATGATTATGCCTACCTGATACGCGCACTCATTGCTTTACAGGAAGTTACCGGAGAATTGGACTGGCTCCGGAAAGCAAAAGACCTGGGACATTTTGTGGTTGAACAATTTGGAGACGAAACTTCGCGTTATTTCTATTACACTGCATCCGGTCAGCAAGATATTATCGTACGTAAGAAAGAAGTATATGACGGTGCAGTACCCAGCGGAAATGCAATCATGGCGCATAATCTCTGGCACCTTTCTATCGTTTTTGATAATAAGGAATGGGCAGACAGAGCATTGGACATGACGGCAAGCCTGGCCCAATCTGTTACCCGGTACCCTACTTCCTTCGGGATCTGGGCAGCAATGATCCTCCGGATCGTGCAGGGAACAAAGGAACTGGCGGTGGCAGGAGCGGGGTATAAAGCGCAAATGAGCGAGATAAATAAACTGTATATTCCCGGTAAAGTGTTGGTGGGAGCGGAGGCAGACCAAAAAGACATGCCGCTTTTGCAGCAAAGGACGCAGGCCGGAAAAACACTGATATACCTATGTGAAGATTATCATTGTATGAAACCTACAGAAGATATATCAGAAATACTTAATTTAATATGA
- a CDS encoding uroporphyrinogen-III synthase produces MPGKDFRKQKVDIITYTAVIFTSRNSVDHFFRVCEELKVKVSQDCKYFCITEAVALYLQKFILYRKRKVFYGADGSTKSLLEVMNKHRENEKFLFPSSDSQKKDIEEWLKASKCEYATASLYKTVSNDVKEVLAQTEYDLIVFFSPSGVKSLFENMPKFKQNGTHIGAFGPSTSAAVEEAGLRLDVRAPAPQAPSMVAALEQFLTELNKK; encoded by the coding sequence GTGCCAGGTAAGGACTTCCGGAAGCAAAAAGTGGATATTATCACCTATACGGCGGTGATATTCACGAGCCGAAACTCTGTTGATCACTTCTTCCGCGTATGCGAAGAATTGAAAGTGAAGGTGTCCCAGGATTGCAAGTACTTCTGTATTACAGAAGCAGTTGCGTTGTATCTGCAAAAATTCATCCTCTACCGCAAACGCAAAGTGTTTTATGGTGCAGACGGCTCTACAAAGAGCCTGTTGGAAGTGATGAACAAGCACAGGGAGAACGAAAAGTTCCTTTTCCCAAGCTCAGACAGTCAGAAGAAAGACATTGAAGAATGGCTGAAAGCCAGCAAGTGCGAGTATGCCACTGCCTCTTTGTACAAGACCGTTTCCAACGATGTCAAAGAAGTGCTGGCGCAAACGGAATACGATCTGATCGTGTTCTTTAGCCCTTCCGGCGTAAAATCACTCTTCGAGAACATGCCGAAATTCAAACAGAACGGCACACACATCGGGGCATTTGGTCCTTCTACTTCCGCTGCGGTGGAAGAAGCAGGTCTCAGGCTGGATGTGAGAGCTCCGGCACCACAGGCACCATCAATGGTAGCTGCGCTGGAACAGTTCCTCACAGAATTGAACAAGAAATAA
- a CDS encoding DUF4271 domain-containing protein gives MHCSLLVLAQADTTVPVVAPKKPVKTSVNKVKADSLLKAAVIPADSIPAVPAPKIHAYDTVMQGLAKRIPYLNTEGKPVQYDINPLRANKQQDWLIYLVGGVLLLLGIIRTSYLKYFTDLFRAFLNPTLSQRQLKDQLSQSPFPNFLLNAFFVVSLGVYLYLLMYRLNYTTAAIAWMLIPGLVILVGAIYVVKYIVLRFCGWLFGNEELIDAYVFILYLINKVLGIMLAPFLVILAFCDPGIATASLYISIFFIVLLVVYRYVRSYSLVRQYLSFSKLHFFLYLCAFEVVPVLIITKVLLIWLTGNP, from the coding sequence ATGCATTGTTCATTGCTTGTGTTAGCACAGGCTGATACTACCGTTCCCGTTGTTGCGCCTAAAAAGCCCGTCAAAACCAGCGTTAACAAAGTTAAAGCAGATTCTTTGTTGAAGGCTGCGGTAATTCCGGCAGACTCCATTCCCGCAGTGCCGGCGCCAAAGATACATGCTTATGATACCGTTATGCAGGGTCTTGCAAAAAGGATCCCTTATCTTAATACAGAGGGAAAGCCCGTGCAGTACGACATTAACCCGCTTCGTGCCAATAAACAGCAGGATTGGCTGATCTACCTGGTTGGCGGTGTATTATTGCTTTTAGGGATCATCCGCACCTCATATCTAAAATATTTTACAGACCTCTTCAGGGCTTTCCTGAATCCAACCCTGAGCCAGCGGCAGTTGAAAGACCAGCTGTCACAGTCTCCTTTCCCCAACTTTTTGCTGAATGCCTTTTTTGTGGTTAGCCTGGGAGTATACCTCTACCTGCTGATGTACCGGCTGAATTATACCACGGCTGCCATTGCTTGGATGTTGATTCCTGGCCTCGTAATATTGGTAGGCGCCATCTATGTAGTGAAATATATTGTACTGCGTTTTTGTGGCTGGCTCTTCGGAAATGAGGAATTAATAGACGCTTATGTGTTTATTTTATACCTGATCAATAAAGTATTAGGAATAATGTTGGCGCCATTTTTAGTGATCCTGGCCTTTTGTGATCCCGGCATCGCCACTGCCAGCCTGTATATATCAATATTCTTTATAGTATTACTGGTGGTTTACAGGTACGTAAGGTCTTATTCCCTGGTAAGACAGTATCTGTCTTTTAGCAAATTGCATTTTTTTCTTTACCTTTGCGCATTCGAAGTAGTGCCGGTTTTAATAATTACAAAGGTACTATTGATTTGGTTAACTGGTAATCCGTAA
- the hemW gene encoding radical SAM family heme chaperone HemW, whose amino-acid sequence MAGIYLHIPFCKKACHYCNFHFSTSLQHREEMVQCLILEAGMQKEYLIGQTVQTIYFGGGTPSLLSPGDISALLESLRSHYSISEDAEITLEANPDDLSARALEGLYDAGINRLSIGIQSFFEEDLRWMNRAHNAEQAISCLELARETGFDNISIDLIYGGPTLTNERWAKNVSKAVSLGIPHLSCYALTVEPGTALDHFIQRKKIPAIDPDKAAQHFEMLMEWLEAAGYEHYEISNFALPGKRSKHNSSYWQGKPYLGLGPSAHSFNGYSRQWNVANNSLYIQGVRKDALPFEKEMLSPKMALNEYIMISLRTEAGCNLDKVADQYGQDKQRQLLIAGKEFIDKGWMKQEGPMLKLTREGKFFADGIAAAMFF is encoded by the coding sequence ATGGCTGGTATCTATCTTCATATTCCTTTTTGTAAAAAAGCATGCCACTATTGCAATTTTCATTTTTCCACTTCCCTGCAACACCGCGAAGAGATGGTCCAATGCCTGATCCTGGAAGCCGGCATGCAGAAAGAATACCTGATCGGCCAGACGGTACAGACAATATATTTTGGCGGCGGCACTCCCAGCCTGCTGTCTCCCGGAGATATTTCCGCTTTGCTGGAATCCCTCCGTTCTCATTATTCTATCAGTGAGGATGCTGAAATAACGCTGGAAGCCAATCCGGACGATCTGAGCGCCAGGGCGCTGGAGGGCCTTTATGATGCCGGCATTAACCGTCTCAGTATTGGCATTCAATCTTTTTTTGAGGAAGACCTCCGCTGGATGAACCGTGCCCACAATGCAGAACAGGCTATCAGCTGCCTGGAGCTTGCCAGGGAAACAGGCTTTGACAATATCAGCATCGACCTCATCTATGGCGGCCCTACTTTAACCAATGAGCGCTGGGCAAAAAATGTTTCCAAAGCTGTATCTCTGGGCATTCCCCATTTATCCTGTTATGCCCTTACCGTAGAGCCCGGTACTGCGCTGGACCATTTTATACAGCGGAAAAAGATCCCTGCCATTGATCCGGATAAGGCCGCACAACATTTTGAAATGCTCATGGAATGGCTGGAAGCTGCCGGTTATGAGCATTACGAGATCTCAAACTTTGCCTTACCGGGTAAACGTTCCAAACATAACAGCAGTTACTGGCAGGGTAAACCTTATTTAGGCCTTGGCCCTTCCGCACACTCTTTCAACGGTTATTCCCGCCAGTGGAATGTGGCCAATAATTCATTATACATACAAGGGGTCCGTAAAGATGCCCTGCCATTTGAAAAAGAAATGCTCAGCCCCAAGATGGCGCTGAATGAATACATTATGATCTCCCTCAGAACAGAAGCCGGTTGTAACCTTGATAAGGTAGCCGATCAATATGGGCAGGACAAACAGCGGCAGTTGCTGATTGCCGGGAAAGAATTCATCGATAAAGGATGGATGAAACAGGAAGGCCCGATGTTAAAACTTACCCGGGAAGGGAAGTTTTTTGCCGATGGCATTGCCGCGGCCATGTTCTTTTAG
- a CDS encoding NAD(P)H-dependent glycerol-3-phosphate dehydrogenase, whose protein sequence is MGNHIGIIGSGSWATALAKILTDNNQHIHWWIRNEETIRHMQLRHHNKHYLTSVYFDTSLLQLNSDLAEVVKASDIIILAVPSAFLRTVLETLAPDAFTGKTVVCAIKGLVPGTNQLINDYLADVFKLPLEQYFTITGPCHAEEVASEKLSYLTFSGINTAETEAMAARFNTEYLQTIVNKDVMGVQFASVLKNIYAMGAGIAHGLEYGDNFLSVFITNCFREMQEFLEKYEQYQAGAGKEVTVHNYNASAYLGDLLVTCYSLHSRNRTFGNMIGKGYTVKAAQLELNMIAEGYYASRCIFEINEEIGAYMPIAQKVYAILWEQMRTEEAFLELEKGLI, encoded by the coding sequence ATGGGTAATCATATCGGCATTATTGGAAGCGGCAGTTGGGCCACCGCGTTGGCTAAGATACTGACAGACAACAACCAGCACATTCATTGGTGGATCCGTAACGAGGAAACCATCCGCCACATGCAATTACGGCACCATAACAAACACTATCTCACATCCGTATACTTCGATACCAGCCTGCTGCAATTGAACAGCGATCTGGCAGAAGTGGTGAAAGCCAGCGATATCATCATCCTGGCCGTTCCGTCTGCCTTCCTTCGTACCGTATTGGAAACCTTAGCCCCTGACGCATTTACAGGTAAAACGGTAGTTTGTGCCATTAAAGGACTGGTACCAGGCACCAATCAACTGATCAATGATTACCTGGCAGATGTATTTAAACTCCCGCTGGAACAATATTTTACCATCACCGGTCCCTGCCATGCGGAAGAAGTAGCCAGCGAAAAGCTTTCCTATCTTACCTTCTCCGGCATCAATACCGCAGAAACAGAAGCCATGGCTGCCAGGTTCAATACAGAATACCTGCAAACCATCGTCAATAAAGATGTGATGGGCGTACAGTTTGCATCCGTGCTCAAGAACATTTATGCGATGGGAGCGGGGATTGCGCATGGGCTGGAATATGGGGACAATTTCCTGAGCGTATTCATCACCAACTGTTTCCGCGAAATGCAGGAATTCCTGGAGAAATATGAACAATACCAGGCCGGTGCAGGAAAAGAAGTGACCGTACATAACTATAACGCCAGCGCATACCTGGGAGATCTGCTGGTGACCTGTTATTCCTTACACAGCCGTAACCGCACATTCGGCAATATGATCGGCAAAGGTTATACGGTAAAGGCAGCACAGCTGGAACTCAATATGATTGCCGAAGGATACTATGCCAGCCGTTGCATCTTTGAGATCAATGAAGAGATCGGGGCCTATATGCCCATTGCGCAGAAAGTATATGCTATCCTCTGGGAGCAGATGCGTACGGAAGAAGCTTTCCTGGAACTGGAAAAGGGATTGATCTAA
- a CDS encoding efflux RND transporter periplasmic adaptor subunit, with amino-acid sequence MKKKLLYWIIGGLVVLIVILAVVKGSGNDEGTKVATDKAAKKDIIEVVSASGKVYPEIEVKVSSDVSGEITDLLVLEGDSVQKGQVLARIYADVYGSMRDRAAAAVSQSEAELANSTAGLNAFKARLDQAKFAFDRNSELLKQKVISKSEFETAEATYKSALADFNAASQRINSSKFAVASAQANLTEANKNLGRTTILSPMSGSVSLLSVKKGERVVGTAQMTGTEMLRIADMSTMEVQVDVGENDIPKVKFGDSAIIEIDAYNNRKFKGVVTQIASSSKGAATSATTSAEQVTNYIVHIRIAPSSYTDLEVISNGKNRRFPFRPGMSASVDIQTRTEKQVLSIPINAVTTRNPEDTAKGKKTDKNAPAPPSENTGEGKKDFKEVVFVLQKDNTVKMVEVTTGIQDDTNIEIKSGLKEGEEVISGPYTAISKTLENGKKVKVVPKAQLFEGTKK; translated from the coding sequence ATGAAGAAGAAATTGCTTTACTGGATAATCGGCGGCCTTGTAGTCCTTATTGTGATCCTCGCCGTGGTCAAAGGATCCGGCAATGACGAGGGCACTAAAGTTGCAACAGATAAGGCTGCCAAAAAAGATATCATTGAAGTGGTTTCTGCCAGTGGAAAAGTGTATCCTGAAATTGAAGTGAAAGTGAGTTCTGACGTATCAGGTGAGATCACAGACCTCCTGGTGCTGGAAGGAGATTCCGTGCAGAAAGGACAGGTACTCGCGCGCATTTATGCAGATGTTTATGGTTCTATGAGAGACCGTGCCGCCGCCGCCGTTAGTCAGTCTGAAGCAGAACTGGCCAATAGTACCGCGGGATTGAATGCTTTCAAAGCCAGGCTGGACCAGGCAAAATTTGCTTTCGATCGTAACTCGGAACTGCTGAAGCAAAAAGTTATTTCCAAATCAGAATTTGAAACTGCCGAAGCTACCTATAAATCAGCGCTGGCAGATTTTAATGCTGCTTCCCAGAGGATCAACAGCAGCAAGTTTGCTGTGGCCAGCGCACAGGCCAATCTCACAGAAGCGAATAAGAACCTGGGCCGTACCACTATCCTGTCTCCCATGTCAGGATCTGTTTCTCTTTTATCTGTAAAGAAAGGAGAGCGCGTGGTAGGTACAGCACAAATGACCGGTACGGAAATGTTGCGCATCGCAGATATGAGCACCATGGAAGTGCAGGTGGATGTTGGGGAAAATGATATTCCTAAAGTAAAGTTCGGCGATTCTGCCATCATTGAAATAGATGCATATAACAACCGCAAGTTCAAAGGAGTGGTAACACAAATTGCCAGCTCCAGCAAAGGTGCAGCCACTTCTGCCACTACTTCTGCCGAGCAGGTGACCAATTACATTGTACACATCCGTATCGCACCATCTTCTTATACAGACCTTGAAGTAATTTCCAACGGAAAGAACCGCAGGTTCCCATTCCGCCCGGGAATGAGTGCCAGCGTGGATATTCAGACGCGTACAGAAAAACAGGTGTTATCTATTCCTATCAATGCCGTAACCACCCGTAATCCGGAAGATACTGCCAAAGGCAAAAAAACAGATAAGAATGCACCGGCCCCTCCTTCTGAAAATACAGGAGAAGGCAAAAAAGACTTCAAAGAAGTGGTATTTGTACTGCAGAAAGATAATACCGTTAAAATGGTGGAAGTGACCACCGGGATCCAGGATGATACCAATATCGAGATCAAGAGCGGTCTGAAAGAAGGAGAGGAAGTGATCAGCGGACCTTACACGGCTATCTCCAAAACCCTGGAAAACGGGAAGAAAGTAAAAGTGGTGCCTAAGGCACAGCTCTTCGAAGGCACAAAGAAATAA
- a CDS encoding TolC family protein, giving the protein MNKKSLAIASILALLLFGNPRNVAAQDNWTYQRALDYALSHNLTVQQSVLQKRLAELTLKQNQMARLPTLNGGASGEYRFGRNISFESNTYVNTANFSSGVSLNTGVDLFGWFQKQNTVAASKYQVYASNFLLERARNDMGVNVANAFLQILLANEQVKISKSQVDLSMAQLENTKKLVAAGSVPESNQADLEAQLARDSSTLVAAQNTSIVNVLQMKALLNLDFAVPFVVELPENIERIPVLNLWETAPEMVYSAALATYPQYRADSMYVKAANKSLASARGAMYPNLSLSAGINTSYANTIKEGFGPITTGTQTIGYLKNDPTSLVETASFSQDRRTVPFGDQLSNNFGQNVGLTLGIPIFNGWRARGNVERAKIDVQDRQLTLDINRQKLRQDVYTAHANAVGAFQKYQAAITTERASQKAYDFATKRFNVGLMNTVEYITTQTNLFKAQIDKVSALYDYIFKIKLLEFYRDQRITL; this is encoded by the coding sequence ATGAATAAAAAGTCCCTTGCAATCGCATCAATACTGGCTTTGCTGCTGTTTGGCAACCCTCGCAATGTGGCTGCGCAGGATAACTGGACGTATCAGCGGGCGCTGGACTATGCGTTGAGCCATAACCTCACCGTTCAGCAAAGTGTGCTGCAGAAAAGGCTTGCGGAACTAACATTAAAGCAGAACCAGATGGCAAGGCTCCCCACCTTAAACGGAGGGGCAAGTGGTGAATACCGCTTTGGACGGAACATTTCGTTTGAATCCAATACTTATGTGAATACCGCGAACTTCAGCAGCGGGGTAAGCCTCAATACAGGTGTAGACCTCTTCGGCTGGTTCCAGAAACAGAATACAGTAGCTGCCAGTAAGTACCAGGTATATGCCAGTAATTTTTTACTGGAAAGGGCCCGGAACGATATGGGCGTGAACGTAGCCAATGCCTTTTTGCAGATCCTGCTGGCCAACGAACAGGTAAAGATCAGTAAATCCCAGGTGGACCTCAGTATGGCCCAGCTGGAAAATACCAAGAAACTGGTAGCTGCCGGTTCCGTTCCGGAAAGCAACCAGGCAGATCTGGAAGCCCAGCTGGCTAGGGATAGCTCTACGCTGGTAGCTGCTCAAAACACCAGCATTGTAAACGTGCTACAGATGAAAGCATTGCTGAACCTGGATTTTGCCGTGCCTTTTGTAGTAGAATTACCGGAAAACATTGAACGCATACCTGTATTGAACTTGTGGGAAACAGCTCCTGAAATGGTATACAGTGCCGCTTTGGCCACATACCCGCAATACCGTGCGGATTCCATGTATGTAAAAGCAGCCAACAAGTCCCTCGCTTCCGCCAGAGGGGCCATGTATCCAAATCTCAGCCTTTCTGCAGGGATCAATACCAGTTACGCTAATACCATTAAAGAAGGCTTTGGCCCTATTACTACAGGAACGCAAACGATCGGGTACCTGAAAAATGACCCCACCTCCCTGGTAGAGACAGCCTCCTTTTCACAGGACAGAAGGACAGTGCCTTTCGGCGATCAGCTGAGTAATAACTTTGGTCAGAATGTAGGTCTGACACTGGGCATTCCCATTTTCAACGGATGGAGGGCGCGCGGTAATGTAGAACGCGCTAAGATCGATGTACAGGACCGACAGCTCACATTAGACATTAACCGCCAGAAACTCCGCCAGGATGTTTACACAGCGCATGCAAATGCGGTAGGTGCTTTTCAGAAATACCAGGCTGCCATTACCACTGAACGTGCATCGCAAAAGGCATATGACTTTGCTACCAAACGTTTCAATGTTGGTTTAATGAACACCGTAGAGTATATTACCACACAAACGAACCTGTTTAAAGCGCAGATTGACAAAGTATCTGCCCTATACGACTATATTTTCAAGATTAAATTACTCGAATTCTATCGCGATCAACGCATAACGCTATAG